The following proteins come from a genomic window of Mycobacteriales bacterium:
- a CDS encoding aldo/keto reductase: MEQRPVGRSGLVVSRLGLGTATWGRDTDPDDAAAQLVAFREAGGTLLDIGPWYVCEQAEPLIGRLLQDVVPRDELVLAVKSGGPIGPGAAARGLSRGGLLSALDNSMMRLGVDSVDLWQLHGWDERVPMEEVLSAVDVAVTSGRARYAGVSNLPGWRTAAAAAWQRAWPARAPLSATQVEYSLLERGVEREVLPACDWAGLGVLAYSPLGRGVLTGKYRHGVPSDSRAASPHLRDFVGHHLTDAAARIVEAVATAAEGLGTSPLAVSLAWVRDRAGVSSSILGARTVGQLSGSLAADATVLPAEIRHALDDVSATPFAYPER; this comes from the coding sequence ATGGAGCAGCGCCCGGTCGGCCGCAGCGGCCTGGTCGTGTCCCGGCTGGGTCTCGGCACGGCCACCTGGGGACGCGACACCGATCCCGACGACGCCGCCGCGCAGCTGGTCGCCTTCCGGGAGGCCGGCGGCACCCTGCTCGACATCGGCCCCTGGTACGTCTGCGAGCAGGCCGAGCCGCTCATCGGCCGGCTGCTGCAGGACGTGGTCCCGCGCGACGAGCTGGTGCTGGCGGTGAAGTCCGGCGGGCCGATCGGCCCGGGCGCGGCCGCTCGCGGGCTGTCCCGCGGCGGCCTGCTGTCCGCGCTGGACAACTCGATGATGCGGCTGGGCGTGGACTCGGTCGACCTCTGGCAGCTGCACGGCTGGGACGAGCGGGTCCCGATGGAGGAGGTCCTCTCCGCGGTCGACGTGGCCGTGACCAGCGGCCGGGCCCGGTACGCGGGCGTGTCCAACCTGCCCGGCTGGCGCACCGCGGCGGCCGCGGCCTGGCAGCGGGCCTGGCCGGCCCGGGCCCCGCTCTCGGCCACCCAGGTCGAGTACTCGCTGCTGGAGCGGGGCGTGGAGCGCGAGGTGCTGCCGGCCTGCGACTGGGCCGGGCTGGGCGTGCTGGCGTACTCGCCGCTGGGGCGCGGGGTGCTGACCGGCAAGTACCGGCACGGGGTGCCCTCGGACTCGCGGGCCGCCTCCCCGCACCTGCGCGACTTCGTCGGCCACCACCTGACCGACGCCGCGGCCCGGATCGTCGAGGCGGTCGCGACCGCGGCCGAGGGGCTCGGCACCTCCCCGCTGGCGGTCTCGCTGGCCTGGGTCCGGGACCGGGCCGGGGTGAGCTCCTCGATCCTCGGCGCGCGGACGGTCGGGCAGCTCTCGGGATCGCTCGCCGCGGACGCCACGGTTCTGCCGGCGGAGATCCGGCACGCCCTCGACGACGTCTCCGCTACCCCGTTCGCCTATCCAGAGCGTTAG
- a CDS encoding cation diffusion facilitator family transporter has protein sequence MAEDESTGTVITALVANLAIAVAKITAGLIGGSSAMLAEGAHSVADTTNQVFLLTSLRLSRKAPDDAHPFGYGKERFFWSLLAAVGIFVSGAVFSIYEGVHGLLSGESEVAGYLLSYGVLFVSFLAEGTSWLKAVRQLRGEAGQAGRGLLEHVRLSSDPTVKTVFSEDTAALVGLVLAAAGLALHQVTGQAFWDATAAIAIGVLLAVVAYVLGRDTKEMLIGESAPAPVREGIRAALAGHPEVERVVEVRTMLLGPESLLVAARLDMDDALGAADVEDRTDEIASDLQERFPQVREVYLDVTSRDGTQVAETAPDASSASSTTPRATR, from the coding sequence GTGGCCGAGGACGAGAGCACCGGGACCGTCATCACGGCGCTGGTCGCCAACCTGGCCATCGCGGTGGCGAAGATCACCGCCGGGCTGATCGGCGGCTCGTCCGCGATGCTGGCCGAGGGTGCGCACTCGGTCGCCGACACGACCAACCAGGTCTTCCTGCTGACCTCGCTGCGGCTGTCCCGCAAGGCTCCGGACGACGCCCACCCCTTCGGCTACGGCAAGGAGCGGTTCTTCTGGTCGCTGCTGGCGGCGGTCGGGATCTTCGTCTCCGGTGCGGTCTTCTCCATCTACGAGGGCGTGCACGGGTTGCTCTCGGGCGAGTCCGAGGTGGCCGGCTACCTGCTGTCGTACGGGGTGCTGTTCGTCTCCTTCCTGGCCGAGGGCACCTCCTGGCTCAAGGCCGTCCGGCAGCTGCGCGGTGAGGCCGGGCAGGCCGGGCGCGGGTTGCTGGAGCACGTCCGGCTGTCCTCCGACCCGACCGTGAAGACGGTGTTCTCCGAGGACACCGCCGCGCTGGTCGGCCTGGTGCTGGCCGCCGCCGGGCTGGCCCTGCACCAGGTGACCGGCCAGGCGTTCTGGGACGCGACCGCGGCGATCGCGATCGGCGTCCTGCTGGCCGTGGTCGCGTACGTGCTGGGTCGCGACACCAAGGAGATGCTCATCGGCGAGTCCGCCCCCGCGCCCGTCCGGGAGGGGATCCGAGCCGCGCTGGCCGGGCATCCCGAGGTGGAGCGGGTGGTCGAGGTCCGGACCATGCTGCTCGGCCCGGAGAGCCTGCTGGTCGCGGCTCGGCTGGACATGGACGACGCGCTCGGCGCGGCCGACGTCGAGGACCGCACCGACGAGATCGCGTCCGACCTGCAGGAGCGGTTCCCGCAGGTGCGCGAGGTCTACCTGGACGTCACGTCCCGGGACGGGACTCAGGTGGCCGAGACGGCTCCGGACGCGAGCAGCGCCAGCAGCACGACCCCGAGGGCGACCCGGTAG
- a CDS encoding MSMEG_4193 family putative phosphomutase: protein MSTVLFVRHGLTAMTGPVLAGHTPGVHLDERGRAQAAAVAARLAPVPLAAVVTSPLERCAETAAAILSGRAVEARVEPRLAEVRYGDWTGRPLKELAKEPMWRVVQAHPSAAVFPGSEGEPLAAAQARAVAAVREWDARITAAAGPDAVWVACSHGDIIKSLLADALGLHLDLFQRIVVDPCSVSVVRYTETRPFVLRVNDTGGDVAALLPPPKKRRRKKASADAVVGGGAGPG, encoded by the coding sequence GTGTCCACCGTCCTGTTCGTCCGGCACGGGCTGACCGCGATGACCGGGCCGGTGCTGGCCGGCCACACGCCGGGCGTCCACCTCGACGAACGCGGCCGGGCCCAGGCCGCGGCGGTGGCGGCCCGGCTGGCCCCGGTGCCGCTGGCCGCGGTGGTCACCAGCCCGCTGGAGCGCTGCGCCGAGACGGCCGCCGCGATCCTGTCCGGCCGTGCGGTCGAGGCGCGGGTCGAGCCGCGGCTGGCGGAGGTCCGCTACGGCGACTGGACCGGGCGGCCGCTGAAGGAGCTGGCCAAGGAGCCGATGTGGCGGGTCGTGCAGGCGCACCCGTCGGCGGCCGTGTTCCCCGGCAGCGAGGGCGAGCCGCTGGCCGCCGCGCAGGCCCGGGCCGTCGCCGCGGTCCGGGAGTGGGACGCCCGGATCACCGCCGCGGCGGGCCCGGACGCGGTCTGGGTGGCCTGCAGCCACGGCGACATCATCAAGTCGCTGCTGGCCGACGCGCTCGGCCTGCACCTCGACCTCTTCCAGCGGATCGTGGTCGACCCGTGCTCGGTCTCGGTGGTCCGCTACACCGAGACCAGGCCGTTCGTGCTGCGGGTGAACGACACCGGGGGAGACGTCGCCGCGCTGCTGCCGCCGCCGAAGAAGCGGCGCCGGAAGAAGGCCTCCGCGGACGCCGTGGTCGGCGGCGGCGCGGGACCCGGCTGA
- a CDS encoding LLM class F420-dependent oxidoreductase — translation MRLGLNLGYWGGGNDEANLALAEEADRLGFAVVWAAEAWGSDVVSVLGYLAAKTGRVDIGSAVMQIPARTPAMTAMTAATLDALSGGRFRLGLGVSGPQVSEGWHGVRFDKPLGRTREYVEIVRKALRRETLAYDGEHYTLPLPDGPGKALKMIIHPIRADVPVYLAAVGPRNLELAGEIADGALLLFFAAERAADFLEPLKAGRPGHTLEDFDVVPTVPLSVGPDPERCADPVRGYAALYVGGMGSREKNFYNNIARRMGFEAQAREVQDLYLDRKHREAAVAVPYEFVDRTSLLGPEERIADRLVELAEAGVTTVSAAPYGETVEQRIDALRALVGAVERAGLA, via the coding sequence GTGCGTCTGGGACTGAACCTCGGCTACTGGGGCGGCGGGAACGACGAGGCCAACCTGGCCCTGGCCGAGGAGGCCGATCGGCTCGGGTTCGCCGTCGTCTGGGCCGCCGAGGCCTGGGGCTCCGACGTCGTCTCCGTGCTCGGCTACCTGGCCGCGAAGACCGGGCGGGTGGACATCGGCAGCGCGGTCATGCAGATCCCGGCCCGGACACCGGCCATGACCGCGATGACCGCGGCCACCCTCGATGCCCTGTCCGGCGGCCGGTTCCGGCTCGGCCTCGGGGTGTCCGGCCCGCAGGTCTCCGAGGGCTGGCACGGGGTGCGCTTCGACAAGCCGCTCGGCCGCACCCGCGAGTACGTCGAGATCGTCCGTAAGGCGCTGCGCCGGGAGACGCTCGCGTACGACGGCGAGCACTACACGTTGCCGCTGCCCGACGGACCCGGCAAGGCACTGAAGATGATCATCCACCCCATCCGCGCGGACGTGCCGGTCTATCTGGCCGCGGTGGGGCCCAGGAACCTGGAGCTGGCCGGCGAGATCGCCGACGGCGCGCTGCTGCTGTTCTTCGCCGCCGAGCGGGCCGCCGACTTCCTCGAGCCGCTGAAGGCCGGCCGACCCGGGCACACCCTGGAGGACTTCGACGTGGTGCCGACCGTCCCGCTCTCGGTCGGGCCCGACCCGGAGCGCTGCGCCGACCCCGTGCGCGGCTACGCCGCCCTCTACGTCGGCGGCATGGGCTCGCGGGAGAAGAACTTCTACAACAACATCGCCCGCCGGATGGGCTTCGAGGCGCAGGCCCGCGAGGTCCAGGACCTGTACCTGGACCGCAAGCACCGGGAGGCGGCCGTGGCGGTCCCGTACGAGTTCGTGGACCGGACCTCGCTGCTGGGACCGGAGGAACGGATCGCCGACCGGCTGGTCGAGCTGGCCGAGGCGGGCGTCACGACGGTCTCGGCCGCGCCGTACGGGGAGACCGTGGAGCAGCGGATCGACGCGCTGCGCGCCCTGGTCGGCGCCGTCGAGCGCGCCGGGCTCGCGTGA
- a CDS encoding glycosyltransferase: protein MSTVQDVLSAVNRWFAETLGNGGWKEMMPLGIAGIVVWSLWIYRAVMSRFAKPVVNDFRTTTSVVVPSFREDPDILLRCLRSWLVQEPSEVLIVLDVEDTECAARLATVRSPLLKVIRYRHSGKRSALGVGIRAARGEIIVFADSDTAWKPGLLDAVQMPFVDPQVGAVGTQQNVYQRRTSVWRRLADWLVNLRYSDYVPAMGRKGGVICVSGRTAAYRRAAILPVVQNLENEFFLGRRCVAGDDGRMTWLVLASGYKTVHQSSAQALSMFPDSFRAFVKQRVRWSRNSYRCYLTALWKGWLWRAPRISQLTVLQILLTPVTMALTLAYLLFSRLQFTPTGIGLAVGWMLLGRGIRGYSHLRKHPGEIILLPLTALIVIMIALPIKLYAFVTMNKQGWLTRSSDSVGGEGQTAGTLNQQGRFGAQPEVA, encoded by the coding sequence GTGTCGACCGTCCAAGATGTGCTGTCCGCCGTGAACCGGTGGTTCGCCGAGACCCTCGGCAACGGCGGGTGGAAGGAAATGATGCCGCTCGGCATCGCCGGGATCGTGGTCTGGTCCCTCTGGATCTACCGGGCCGTGATGTCCCGGTTCGCCAAGCCGGTCGTGAACGACTTCCGCACCACCACCTCGGTGGTCGTGCCCTCGTTCCGCGAGGACCCGGACATCCTGCTGCGCTGCCTGCGCAGCTGGCTGGTGCAGGAGCCGTCCGAGGTCCTCATCGTGCTCGACGTCGAGGACACCGAGTGCGCGGCCCGGCTGGCGACCGTACGCAGCCCGCTGCTGAAGGTGATCCGCTACCGGCACTCCGGCAAGCGCTCGGCCCTGGGCGTCGGCATCCGGGCCGCCCGCGGCGAGATCATCGTCTTCGCCGACTCAGACACGGCCTGGAAGCCCGGCCTGCTCGACGCCGTGCAGATGCCGTTCGTCGACCCGCAGGTCGGCGCCGTCGGCACCCAGCAGAACGTCTACCAGCGCCGCACCAGCGTCTGGCGCCGGCTCGCGGACTGGCTGGTCAACCTGCGCTACAGCGACTACGTGCCGGCGATGGGCCGCAAGGGCGGGGTGATCTGCGTGTCCGGCCGGACCGCGGCGTACCGCCGGGCGGCGATCCTGCCGGTGGTGCAGAACCTGGAGAACGAGTTCTTCCTCGGCCGGCGCTGCGTCGCCGGCGACGACGGCCGGATGACCTGGCTGGTGCTCGCCTCCGGTTACAAGACGGTCCACCAGTCGAGCGCCCAGGCGCTGTCGATGTTCCCGGACTCGTTCCGGGCGTTCGTGAAGCAGCGGGTGCGCTGGAGCCGCAACTCCTACCGCTGCTACCTGACCGCGCTCTGGAAGGGCTGGCTCTGGCGGGCGCCGCGGATCAGCCAGCTGACCGTGCTGCAGATCCTGCTCACCCCGGTGACGATGGCGCTGACGCTGGCCTACCTGCTGTTCAGCCGGCTGCAGTTCACGCCGACCGGGATCGGCCTGGCCGTCGGCTGGATGCTGCTCGGCCGGGGCATCCGGGGCTACTCCCACCTGCGCAAGCACCCTGGAGAGATCATCCTGCTGCCGCTGACCGCGCTGATCGTGATCATGATCGCGCTGCCGATCAAGCTGTACGCGTTCGTCACCATGAACAAGCAGGGCTGGCTCACCCGCTCCTCCGACTCCGTCGGCGGCGAGGGCCAGACCGCGGGCACCCTCAACCAGCAGGGCCGCTTCGGCGCGCAACCGGAGGTGGCCTGA
- a CDS encoding DUF3090 domain-containing protein: MPRQVHLFDRPARFVAGTVGQPGDRTFFLQASGSGRTVSVSLEKVQVSLLADRLEELLGEVQRRLGVAVAEAAAPGDDNEPLDTPVDEEFRVGAMGLAWDGDAELVVVEAQAAGDEPADESTILEDVEEGPDVLRVRITSAEARAFVERARRVVSAGRPPCPLCGLPLDANGHICPRQNGYRRASAA, encoded by the coding sequence ATGCCACGACAGGTTCACCTCTTCGATCGCCCTGCCCGGTTCGTCGCCGGGACCGTGGGCCAGCCCGGCGACCGCACCTTCTTCCTGCAGGCTTCCGGCTCCGGCCGGACCGTGAGCGTGTCGCTGGAGAAGGTACAGGTCTCGCTGCTGGCCGACCGGCTGGAGGAGCTGCTGGGCGAGGTCCAGCGGCGCCTCGGCGTAGCGGTCGCGGAGGCGGCGGCGCCCGGGGACGACAACGAGCCGCTGGACACTCCCGTCGACGAGGAGTTCCGGGTCGGCGCGATGGGGCTGGCCTGGGACGGCGACGCGGAGCTGGTCGTGGTCGAGGCCCAGGCCGCCGGGGACGAGCCCGCCGACGAGTCCACCATCCTCGAGGACGTCGAGGAGGGGCCGGACGTGCTCCGGGTCCGGATCACCTCGGCCGAGGCCCGGGCGTTCGTGGAGCGGGCCCGCCGCGTCGTGTCGGCCGGCCGGCCGCCGTGCCCGCTGTGCGGGCTGCCGCTGGACGCGAACGGGCACATCTGCCCGCGGCAGAACGGATACCGCCGCGCCTCCGCGGCCTGA
- a CDS encoding undecaprenyl-diphosphate phosphatase yields MNLVSAVLFGVVEGLTEFLPVSSTGHLTILERLLGYQVDALDVTAFTAIIQTGAVLATLIYLRDEFRRIVFAIIRGLFRQGWRADPDWKFGWAVVLGSIPIGIAGLLFQDQIETTFRSLWFVGTALIIWSGPMLYADRTGSQKRHENDITWKDTLIVGLAQCLALVPGVSRSGATMTAGLLRGIDRVAVTRLSFMLSVPALTAAGVLQGVTAAGDISTGVGWPATAVATVVSFVVAYFSVAWLLRFVARHTYTSFIIYRVALGVVLLALLASGAVSAT; encoded by the coding sequence GTGAACCTCGTCTCCGCGGTCCTCTTCGGCGTCGTCGAGGGCCTCACCGAGTTCCTGCCCGTGTCCAGCACGGGCCACCTGACGATCCTGGAGCGACTGCTCGGCTACCAGGTCGACGCGCTGGACGTAACCGCGTTCACCGCGATCATCCAGACCGGCGCGGTGCTGGCCACGCTGATCTACCTGCGCGACGAGTTCCGCCGGATCGTGTTCGCGATCATCCGCGGGCTGTTCCGGCAGGGCTGGCGGGCCGACCCGGACTGGAAGTTCGGCTGGGCCGTGGTGCTCGGCTCGATCCCGATCGGGATCGCCGGGCTGCTGTTCCAGGACCAGATCGAGACCACGTTCCGCAGCCTCTGGTTCGTCGGCACCGCGTTGATCATCTGGAGCGGGCCGATGCTCTACGCGGACCGCACCGGCAGCCAGAAACGCCACGAGAACGACATCACCTGGAAGGACACGCTCATCGTCGGGCTGGCCCAGTGCCTGGCGCTGGTGCCGGGCGTGTCCCGGTCCGGGGCGACGATGACGGCCGGCCTGCTGCGCGGGATCGACCGGGTCGCGGTGACCCGCCTGTCGTTCATGCTCTCGGTGCCGGCGCTGACCGCGGCCGGGGTGCTGCAGGGGGTGACCGCGGCCGGCGACATCTCCACCGGGGTCGGCTGGCCGGCCACGGCGGTGGCGACCGTGGTCAGCTTCGTCGTCGCCTACTTCTCGGTGGCCTGGCTGCTGCGCTTCGTCGCGCGGCACACGTACACGTCGTTCATCATCTACCGGGTCGCCCTCGGGGTCGTGCTGCTGGCGCTGCTCGCGTCCGGAGCCGTCTCGGCCACCTGA
- a CDS encoding SCO1664 family protein, translating into MADDQPVTLDVSEALELLRTGEMSIEGRLVDASNTTLYCALTGDGVTTACVYKPVRGERPLWDFPDGTLAGREVAAYVVSTALGWNVVPPTILRDGPYGEGMVQLWMDGDETVDLTRLVRDDLPPLRRMVLFDAVVNNADRKGGHLIPMVGGHVYGVDHGVSFHQQDKLRTVLWSWAGDPLPEEAVDALSEFRALLEGTLDDGLSALLTRREVVAVRRRVDRLLRDRRYPEPSGDWPAIPWPPF; encoded by the coding sequence GTGGCCGACGACCAACCCGTGACGCTCGACGTGTCCGAGGCGCTGGAGCTGCTGCGGACCGGCGAGATGTCCATCGAGGGCCGCCTGGTCGACGCGAGCAACACCACGCTCTACTGCGCGCTGACCGGCGACGGCGTCACCACCGCTTGCGTCTACAAGCCGGTCCGGGGCGAGCGGCCGCTCTGGGACTTCCCGGACGGGACGCTGGCCGGGCGCGAGGTCGCCGCGTACGTCGTCTCGACCGCGCTGGGCTGGAACGTGGTGCCGCCGACCATCCTGCGCGACGGCCCGTACGGCGAGGGCATGGTCCAGCTCTGGATGGACGGCGACGAGACCGTCGACCTGACCCGGCTCGTACGCGACGACCTGCCCCCGCTGCGCCGGATGGTGCTCTTCGACGCGGTCGTCAACAACGCCGACCGCAAGGGCGGCCACCTGATCCCGATGGTCGGCGGGCACGTGTACGGCGTGGACCACGGGGTGTCCTTCCACCAGCAGGACAAGCTCCGGACGGTGCTGTGGTCCTGGGCCGGCGACCCGCTTCCGGAGGAGGCCGTCGACGCGCTGTCGGAGTTCCGGGCGCTGCTGGAGGGCACGCTGGACGACGGGCTGTCGGCGCTGCTGACCCGGCGCGAGGTCGTCGCGGTGCGGCGCCGGGTCGACCGGCTGCTGCGGGACCGCCGCTATCCCGAGCCGTCGGGGGACTGGCCCGCCATCCCCTGGCCACCGTTCTGA